TCAGGTCTTGGAGCAGTTTGGCATCTCCGAGGCACGACTCCGGGCCGCCTTAAAGTAACGAGCCGAAAATCCCAATCAAATAAGGATTTTTTACTAACTATCCGAATGTAGTCGCAAATTTCTGAAAATTAGCAATTACGCATACCACGAATATGGCCCAAATAGCCAATTTTGCCTTCCGGGAATATGTGCCTAATCTGAGTGCCATAAGCCTACGCGCGGAAGTTGGTTTTGATGCCACTATCAGAGTCGCCTCGAGTATCGACACAGTTGCGTTCAGGTATTCCTGAAGCAACAGTTACTCGACTACCGATGTACCACCGAGCGCTTGTTGCGATGGCGGCGCGGGGCACTGAATTAGTCTCCTCAGAGGAACTTGCAAATGCAAGTGGTGTGTCCAGTGCAAAACTGCGTAAGGATTTATCTTTCCTTGGCTCTTACGGAACCCGTGGCGTTGGATACGATGCAAATTTCCTGCTTTATCAAATTGCTCGCGCATTAGGCCTGACTCAAGAGTGGACCGTAGTCATTGTTGGCGTCGGAAATCTAGGCCATGCATTGGCGGGCTATCCAGGGTTTGCCTCGCGAGGCTTCCACGTTGTTGGACTTTTCGATACAGATCCAAGCCGAATTGGCGAGACAGTTTCGGTCGGTGGCTCTAAGGTAAAGATTGCTGACCTGGCCACCCTGCCAGCAGTTATCCAAACAAGTGGTGCATCCATTGGCGTCATTGCAACCCCTGAAAATGCAGCACAAAGTGTTTGTGACTTACTGGTTCACAACGGCGTAACCAGTATTTTAAATTTCGCACCTGTCCTGTTGGACGTTCCCCAAGGTGTAGACGTGCGACGCGTCGATTTAGCAACAGAGTTGCAGATCTTGGCGTTTCACGAACAACGCAAGGCCGAAGTGGCTTTGGGAAACAGCAACGTTGGCTAGTCCAATGATGAATGAGGCAGGTACAACAATGAGTCAGGTAGGTGCATAGATGCCAACCACAGACATCGCAACATCAGGTGTTGCATTCGTCGTAGCAGGTCCGGGTGAAAGTGATTTACTGACAGTGCGAGCACTTCGGTTGCTTCAGAGCGCCGATGTCGTAATCACAGATAGTGAAGTGGTTTCACTTGCCAGTGAAGTTGCTAATGGAGAAGTGCTTGTTGCACTTGATTCAGTTGGCGCACCGTTATCACTTGCTTCCCGCACCAAAGCACTAATTGATGCTCGCAAGTCTGGCAAAGCGGTAGCCCGACTACTTTCTGGAGATCCAGTAATTGATGGTCGCCTGACGATGGAGACAGCTGCTGTCGCAAAAGCCGGCTATGCCTTTGAAGTAGCTGCTGGCGTATCTCCACTAACTGCTGTTCCAGCGCACGTCGGTTTTTCCTTAACTAGTGGCCGTACTCGCGAAGTTCGAATCATAGACGCCGATTCACCAACAGTGGACTGGACAACCCACATAGATCCGACTGTCACATTAGTAGTCCACAATGCCGCCGAGCGGGCAAACGAAGTTGCTAAAGCATTGGTGAAAGCGGGTAGAGATCCACAAACACCAGTTGCAATCATTCGCGACGGAGCCACTATCGAACAACGCTCACTACATTCAACACTCGAAGCCCTCCCAAGTGCAATGAAGTTGGCTAAGCACTCTGGAGCTGGGCTGGTAATTATTGGTGAGTCAGCTGCCGAGCGCACACCTTGGTTTGAGAGTCGGGCACTTCATGGTTGGAAAGTCTTGGTTCCGCGTACTAAAGATTCCACTGAAAATTTACAAGAAATGCTTCATACACATGGAGCAGTCCCATTCGAAGTCCCAACTATGTCAGTTGAGCCACCGCGTACACCACAGCAGATGGAGCGGGCAATTCACGGCCTAGTTTCGGGTCGATTTGAATGGGTTATCTTCACAAGTGTCAATGCAGTTCGAGCAATCCGTGAACGTTTTGAGGAAATTGGCCTAGATGCGCGCTCGCTTTCGGGAATTCGAATTGCCGCAATTGGAGTAGACACCATAGAAGCCCTTGTTGCGATGGGCGTGCGACCAGATTTGGTTCCAGACGATGAGCAAACAACTGCTTCGTTGCTGGAAATTTGGCCAGAGTTTGATGTAATTTCTGATCCGATAAACCGAATCTTCTTGCCGCGAGCAGACTTAGCAACTGAAACTTTAGTAGCTGGCCTTACTGCCTTGGGCTGGGAAGTTGAAGATGTAACTGCGTATCGAACCGTTCGAGCAGCGCCGCCACATGTTGATACCCGTGAAGCAATTAAGAGTGGCGGTTTTGACGCCGTAGTTTTCACATCAAGTAGTACCGTGCGAAACCTTGTCGGTATTGCCGGAAAGCCCCATGCTGCCAGCGTTATTGCCTGCATTGGCCCAGCAACTGCTAAGACAGCTCAGGAGCATGGTCTGCGGGTTGATGTGCTACCTGAAGAGCCAACCATGGCTGCACTGGTAAAGGCGCTAGCCGCACACGGCATGGCCCTGCGCGAAGAAGCAGCAAGTAATGGCGCAGTAGGTTGGCGTCCATCACGCAAGCGCTCTGCATCCCGCCGCCGCGCGACCTGATTGCTAGGAGTACACCATGAGTGATGAGCAGACAATTGTTCATTTACTACGCCATGGTGAAGTGCATAATCCTGAGAAAATTCTCTATGGCAGACTTCCGGGGTATGTGTTATCCGATCTTGGCATGGAGATGGCAGATCGAGCCGCACATGTCTTGGCCCACCACGACGTCGCAGCGGTGATTGCTTCTCCGCTAGAACGCGCTCAGCAGACTGCTAATCCAATTGGCCGCAAACATCAATTAGAGATTGGCACAGATGCCAACTTGATAGAAGCCGGAAATATTTTTGAAGGCCAGCGGGTTGCCGTTGGCGATGGCGCACTGCGCAGCCCCAAGTCTTGGCGTCATCTCTATAACCCTGTGCGT
This sequence is a window from Actinomycetota bacterium. Protein-coding genes within it:
- a CDS encoding bifunctional uroporphyrinogen-III C-methyltransferase/uroporphyrinogen-III synthase, with protein sequence MPTTDIATSGVAFVVAGPGESDLLTVRALRLLQSADVVITDSEVVSLASEVANGEVLVALDSVGAPLSLASRTKALIDARKSGKAVARLLSGDPVIDGRLTMETAAVAKAGYAFEVAAGVSPLTAVPAHVGFSLTSGRTREVRIIDADSPTVDWTTHIDPTVTLVVHNAAERANEVAKALVKAGRDPQTPVAIIRDGATIEQRSLHSTLEALPSAMKLAKHSGAGLVIIGESAAERTPWFESRALHGWKVLVPRTKDSTENLQEMLHTHGAVPFEVPTMSVEPPRTPQQMERAIHGLVSGRFEWVIFTSVNAVRAIRERFEEIGLDARSLSGIRIAAIGVDTIEALVAMGVRPDLVPDDEQTTASLLEIWPEFDVISDPINRIFLPRADLATETLVAGLTALGWEVEDVTAYRTVRAAPPHVDTREAIKSGGFDAVVFTSSSTVRNLVGIAGKPHAASVIACIGPATAKTAQEHGLRVDVLPEEPTMAALVKALAAHGMALREEAASNGAVGWRPSRKRSASRRRAT
- a CDS encoding histidine phosphatase family protein, producing the protein MSDEQTIVHLLRHGEVHNPEKILYGRLPGYVLSDLGMEMADRAAHVLAHHDVAAVIASPLERAQQTANPIGRKHQLEIGTDANLIEAGNIFEGQRVAVGDGALRSPKSWRHLYNPVRPSWGEPYKQIANRMQHAIAQARAVGRGHEVVLVSHQLPIWIARLAFEGRRFAHDPRKRQCSLASLTSLTFKGDQLEAIVYTEPAIDLVEKAHKIAGA
- a CDS encoding redox-sensing transcriptional repressor Rex, with amino-acid sequence MPLSESPRVSTQLRSGIPEATVTRLPMYHRALVAMAARGTELVSSEELANASGVSSAKLRKDLSFLGSYGTRGVGYDANFLLYQIARALGLTQEWTVVIVGVGNLGHALAGYPGFASRGFHVVGLFDTDPSRIGETVSVGGSKVKIADLATLPAVIQTSGASIGVIATPENAAQSVCDLLVHNGVTSILNFAPVLLDVPQGVDVRRVDLATELQILAFHEQRKAEVALGNSNVG